Proteins found in one Larimichthys crocea isolate SSNF chromosome I, L_crocea_2.0, whole genome shotgun sequence genomic segment:
- the ccdc69 gene encoding coiled-coil domain-containing protein 69 has protein sequence PRGVAGDRASGEQDVYLEKQLERFEWQLRTLKEVLSANGNPERAALLKGHADEELCALVLSVLDKVKTETTADLNVLLEHKSKTATEEHERHVQELQRTHDAETSELTGQFEAAEKVLKDKVDELTADLQVYNELKRRVDESTFKKDLQRNIQAHGSPGAFWESEQESLLFVIEMKTERVQEQSRKLQQMDALVEKNLSLEDQVVVVLQQNEDLRVRIENCQSVVQDLSKEQQDLKVALERQAVINQKLSQEKEQLMFKLRHRDSCPTIHLPAMVQEIAPR, from the exons CCTCGTGGTGTTGCAGGTGACCGTGCGTCAGGTGAGCAGGACGTCTACCTGGAGAAGCAGCTGGAGCGCTTCGAGTGGCAGCTGAGGACGCTGAAGGAAGTGCTGTCAGCCAATGGGAACCCGGAGAGGGCGGCGCTCCTGAAGGGCCACGCCGATGAAGAGCTGTGCGCCCTCGTCCTGAGCGTCCTCGATAAG GTGAAGACGGAGACGACAGCTGATCTGAACGTCCTCCTTGAACACAAGAGTAAGACTGCCACTGAAGAACACGAGAGACACGTCCAAG agctgcagaggacacaTGACGCAGAGACGTCTGAGCTGACTGGACAGTTTGAAGCTGCTGAAAAAGTCCTGAAG GACAAAGTGGACGAGCTGACCGCAGACCTTCAGGTTTATAACGAGCTGAAGAGACGAGTGGACGAGTCAACGTTTAAGAAGGACCTGCAGAGGAACAtccag GCCCACGGCAGCCCAGGTGCATTCTGGGAGTCTGAGCAGGAGTCTCTGCTGTTCGTCATCGAGATGAAGACTGAGCGCGTGCAGGAGCAGAgcaggaagctgcagcagaTGGACGCTCTG gtgGAGAAGAACCTGTCATTGGAGGACCAGGTGGTCGTGGTGTTGCAGCAGAACGAGGATCTCAGAGTTCGGATTGAAAACTGTCAGAGTGTTGTTCA GGACTTGTCGAAGGAGCAGCAGGACCTGAAGGTGGCGCTGGAGAGGCAGGCGGTGATCAACCAGAAGCTTTCTCAGGAGAAGGAGCAGCTGATGTTCAAACTGAGGCACCGGGACTCGTGTCCGACCATCCACCTGCCCGCCATGGTCCAGGAGATCGCTCCCAGATGA